A segment of the bacterium genome:
AGGTTTTCTCGTGAACAGAGGTCGCCAGCTATTACTAAGTCGGGTACCCTGTATTATCCAATGTGGCTGGCGTATGCTACAGGAGTGCTGGAAAAGGATGGATTTAATGTTAAACTTGTGGATGCACCTGCAGGCGGAATTGATGTGGATAATGTAATAAAGATTATACAAGAGTTTAAGCCAGAGCTTATAGTGATTGATACTTCTACCCCCAGTATTTATAATGACATCAAGATAGCAGAAAAACTTAAAGAAAGTCAACTCCAAACTACCAACTCCCAACCCTTAACTGTTTTAGTTGGTCCACATGTATCAGCTACTCCAGAAGAAACATTGAAGTTAAGTGATAAAATTGATATTGTATGTAGAGGTGAATACGACTACACAATTAGAGATATAGCTGAAGAATTGCAAAATGCAAAATGCAAAATGCAAAATGCTTTTGATAAGATTCAAGGAATAAGTTTTAGAAATGGAAAAGAAATAATTCATAATCCTGATAGACCGTTCATTGAAAACTTGGATGAAATTCCATTTGTATCACAGGTCTATAAAAGGCAGCTTGATTATACAAAATACTTCTACGCACACTCACAGTACCCAATTGTGACAATTGTAGGGGGAAGGGGATGCCCGCATAGGTGTATTTATTGCGTGTACCCACAGACTTTTAGTGGGAGGAAATTGAGATTTAGAAGTGTTAAAAATATAGTTGATGAGTTGGAATTTATTAGTAAAGAATTCAAGGAAGTTAGAGAGATTATGTTTGAAGACGATACATTGACTGTGAATCGGAAGAGGTGTAAAGAGGTTTGTAAAGCCATAATTGAACGCAAACTTAATATTAGATGGTCGTGTAATTCGAGGGCAGATGTAGATTTTGAGACACTTAAAGTTATGAAAGAAGCTGGATGTAGGCTGATGTGCGTCGGATTTGAGACAGGGGAACAGAAAATACTTGATAATATGAAAAAAGGGATAAGGCTCGAGATAATGAGACAATTTATGAATGACGCGAAAAGGATTGGAATACTTATTCATGGATGCTTTATGGTTGGTAATCCGGGTGAAACAAAAGAGACTATGGAAAAGACGATGAAGTTTGCTAAAGAGTTGAATCCAGATACGGCACAGTTTTTCCCAATAATGGTATACCCGGGAACAGAAATATACGAATGGGTAAAAAAGGAAGGTTATCTTATAACTGATGATTATAGTAGATGGCTTACAAATGACGGACTGCATAACTGCGTAGTGGATTTTCCGGAACTTAAGAGTAAAGAACTGGTTGAATTCTGTGATAGAGCAAGAAGAGAGTTTTACATTAGACTATCTTATATTGTAAGAAAGGCGGTGCAGGTGGTTAAAAGTCCTAAAGAAGGAAAAAGGGTAGTTAAAGCAGCGAAAACTTTTGCTAAATACCTAATATCTTTTAAATGAAAGTCATTGCAAGCGTAAACGAAACAACCTCATTAGGATGAAAGTTATTTTATTCTTATCTATTGGAATACTGTGTTATGTGTATATAGGCTATCCATTATTATTACTTATTATTTCTAAGATAAAGCCAAAATTGTATAAAAAGGATGAGTCATTGTTACCCTCTGTATCACTTATTATTCCTGCCTATAATGAGGAAAAAGTGATAAAAAAAAAGATTAAAAATAGCTTGGAGCTTGATTATCAAGGTAAACTTGATATAATTATTGCTTCCGATGGGTCTGAAGATAAAACAGTAGAGATTGCAGAAAAATTTAATAAAATTAAAGTTAAAAAATTCAACCAAAGAAGAGGAAAGATGGCTACATTAAATGAAACAGTAAAGGATGTGGAGAGTGAAATTATTGTACTTACTGATGCTAATGCTATGTTTGAGAAAGATGCTATAAAGAAACTGGTGCGCGACTTCAAAGATGAAAGTGTAGGTTGTGTATGTGGGGTTAAAAGTGTAAAAAAAGATGGTAAAATAGGAAAATATGAGGGACTCTACTGGAAACTGGAAAAGTTTTTGAAAGAGAAAGAGAGTAAAATTGGGTCATGTGTTGCAGATGGCTCGATATATGCAGTAAGAAGAAAACTTTACCCATTCCCGAAAGAGGATAGGATTATAATGGATGATTTAGCAGTCTCATTAGCAGTTATAAATAATGGATACAGGAGTGTACTTGAAAAAGAAGCAGTTGCATATGAGACAGCATCAGTAAATATTTTTGATGAGTTCAGAAGAAAAGTACGGATAATGGAAGGTGCTATTACATCTATAATTGATTACGGAATAAAAAAAACTGCGCTACAAATTGTGTCGCATAAGATACTACGATGGGCTGGAGGAGTATTTATGATTGCAGCACTTATTTCAAATATATTTACTTATGGGACTTTTTATAGTATATTATTATTACTGCAAATGTGTTTTTATAGCTTTGCAGTTATTGGGTTTATATTTGAAATAAAAAGTGGTAGGGGCGTATTGCAATACGCCCCCCGTCATTCTGAGCAAAGCGAAGAATCTAAGATAAAAGAAGTATTTAGATTGCCATTTTACTTTTGTTTGACAAATAGTGCACAGATAGTAGGAGTTATTAAATACATAATAGGCGATAAAAAGCCGATATGGACGAAGATAGAAAGGGCAAAGTTAGAGGAGAAATTAAAAGATTGTCATTCTGATAATGAGCGTAGCGAAGGGGAAGAATCTATGGGATTATGAGAAAGAAGAGTGATATCATATTATTTTTGGCACCTATTATTTTAGATGCTATTTCCATTTTTATAGCTTTTATCTTAGCCTACTTAATAAGGTTTTATTCAAGGCTAATTCCAATTACCAAAGGAATACCTGCAATCGGACCTTATTTATCAATGGCTGTGTTTGCTATGGTGGTATGGATTGCTATATTATATCTGTCAAAAGTTTATGACACAAAAAAGGTGAGGTCAGTAGTGGACGAAACTTACGAAGTTATTAAGGGAATAATTATAGGAACAGTTATTGTGCTTGCACCCATTTTCTTTTATAGAGAGTTCTTGTTCTCAAGAGTTACTATTTTACTTGCTTGTATCATTAGTGGCGTATTAATCATGAGTGGAAAGGGAATTATTAGGGTTGTAAAGATGGCTTTGTACCGTAAAGGGATAGCAGTGCATAATGCATGTATAGTTGGGGGAGGGAATAGAGCAAAGGAGGTAATTGAAAGATTTAAGAAAAATCCAATCACTGGATATAGACTTGTAGGCAAGATTACAGAAAGAGAAGATGGAAATGACCTACCTATACTTGGTAATCTTTTTCAAATACGAGAAATAATAGAAAAGAATAAAATAGATACACTAATACTTACTTTCCCTTTGTCTGAACATAAGAAAGCAGCTAAAATACTTCTTAGATGCAATGGATTACCAGTTGACCTGAAGTTTGTACCAGACCCTTACGAACTGCTGACATCAAAGATTGAGTATTACGACTTGGATGGATTTACTATGCTCGGAATTAAGGAGTTTGCATTAACATACTGGAATGCATTAACAAAGAGAATTTTTGATGTTGTCGTTACAAGTATACTCCTCATTATATTAGCACCTCTTACACTTGTGATTTCAATAATTATAAAACTGTCTTCAAAAGGACCTTTATTTTATCGGCAGAAAAGAATTGGAAAAGATGAGAAAGTGTTTGAGATACTTAAGTTTAGAAGTATGGAGATGAATGCGGAAGAAACTACAGGACCTGTATTCGCTACCGCTAACGATGCGAGGACTACAAATATTGGTAGAGTGATTAGAAGATGGGGAATAGATGAGATTCCACAGCTTATCAATGTGATTAAAGGACAGATGAGCCTCGTCGGCCCTAGACCTGAAAGACCGGAGTTTGTCGAAAAATTTAGTGAAGAGATATCAAGGTATCTTGAACGCCATAGAGTTAGACCAGGAATTACGGGATGGGCACAAGTCAATGGACTACGTGGAAATAGTTCAATTAAGGAAAGGGTGGAATATGACTTATATTATATAGAAAATTGGTCACTCGGGTTTGATATAAAAATACTGTTGACAACACTCAGTGCCATCATTAGAGGTGAAAACGCATATTAGTGTTATTTAGTGTTATAATGAAGAGTAGATTTTATTCGGCTAATTCGTTTACACAATGATTATAACTTTATATATTTTTTTAACAGCTACAAATTTGCAACTATACAAGTTTGAGGATGAATTAGATTCAAGACATATAAATTGGGTATATGCAAAGATTGAACGAATAAGTGTAAGAACTGGAAATTTGTCGTGTTATAGCTTGCCACTGTCAAAAGGAGAGATAGAAACTATACTGAATGAGTTTAAACAAAAAGATGAGAATGATACGGGCATGCGCCCGTTTGATATGCAGATGATTGAGACTTTGGAAAAAGAGATTGAGTGCAGAAAAGTGAATAATAAAAATATTCTATTGGGTGCAGATTTAGGTGGAAAAGGGTGGGGCGCCCCTAGCGGGGAAAGAGAATTTTTCTCTTGCCTCAGCCCATGGGTGCAGGTAGAGGTTGGTAATATCTTTTATGGATATAATAAGACTACGATATTTAATGAACAAAGAAAATTAAAGGACCCTATTCCATACTATGACCCAGATATACAACCAGATTTTATCCTGCATAACTGGGAACAGGCACCAGTTGTTGGAGAAAAAGAGGTGCTTGAAGTCAAAGCAGATAGGGCTTATGGAGTGTTTAATCTATCATCTATTAGGGTTGAAATTGGCAAGGATAAAGTTAGGTGGGGACCAGGATGTAGGGGAACACTATTTATTTCAGGGTTCTCATCACCTATAGATTTCGTGTACAACATAAAGACAAAAATTGGTAGTATTAGCTTATATGCGTTTAATGCTGGAATTCAAGACTCACTTGAATTAAAACGAATGTCGGCACAAAGGGTGGAGATTTGCTTGCACAAGAAAATGATAATCGGAATATCAGAAGGAGTATTGCACACGAAGGAGGACATATTTAAATACTTTAACCCACTTGGTCTTTATTACATTACTGAACGAAGAGGAAGGAGTGGAGACGATAATTTGATGGCGACTGTGGATATTAGTATAGTCCCAAAAAGGGGGACTAAAATTTACTTCGAATTCCTTAACGATGACTATGTAATTTGGTCAAAAGAAGTGCAGCCCAGCCTTTACGGTATACTTGGAGGATTATACTTTGCAATGCCAAAGAGTGATTTGAGAATTGAAGCTACTTATGTAAATAGATGGACATATGCACATAGGTCAGGTATAACACATTGGACATATGGAGGTATTCCGCTCGGATTTTGGGCAGGCTCAGATGTTATTGATTTATATTTAGAGTATATAAGATGGCTATCTGCTATTCATGGAGTTTCCATAAGTTATGAAAATTTAGCTCACGGTGAAGGAAAATTAGAGATACCGTGGGAATGGGAAAAAGAAGAGTTCCCGAATGCGAGAGGGATGAAGTCACCTACAGAATGTCCTGATAGAAGGAACATATTAGGAGTTAAAGCATTCTTAAATGGCTCAAAATTATCTATATCTGGTGGAATATGGGGAAGTATAATTAAAAATTATTGGAATTCAGACAAATCAGTTACGCAGGTGAGAGCTAAACTGGCAATAAATGTTTTTATCTAAATTTGTAATTTGTAATTAGTATTAACTATGTCTAATATACTTGTTACAGGCGGTGCCGGATTTATTGGGTCAAATCTGGTACACGAACTTATAAAACAGGGTGAGAAAGTAGTAGTAATAGATGACTTATCTCAAGGAAAACTTGAAAACTTACACAAGAAGGCTAAATTTTATAAGCTAAAAGTTGAAGACACAGGTATTTTTCAGATTGTTAAACAGGAAAAAATAGATTATATATTCCACCTCGCCGCCCAAATAGATGTTAGGAAATCCTTCTCTAATCCTATACTTGATGCTAAGTCAAATATTATCGGGACAATAAATATACTACAAGCCGCCAAGGAGGCAGGAGTTAGGAAGTTCATATTCGCATCTTCAGGAGGTGTTATTTACGGAGATACCAACAAGCAAGCAACGGAGGAAGTAGAAACAAAACCATCCTCACCTTATGGAATATCTAAACTTGTAGGCGAAAAGTATTTAGAGTTATACGGCAAAGAATACGGCATTAAGTATACAATTATCAGGTATGCAAATGTATATGGACAGAGACAGAATCCGGATGGTGAGGCAGGAGTTGTAGCTATATTTACAAAACAAATGCTTAATAACAAGCAATGTACCATTTATGGGTTTGGAAAAATGATTAGAGATTATGTATATGTGAAAGATGCAGTTGATGCTACTATACTTGCTATGAATAAAGGAGAGAATGAAATATTTAATATAGGGACAGGTAGACCTACTTCAGTTAATGAACTATTCTCAATTATGAAAGAGATTACTAAATATTCAATTACACCTTTGTATAAGCCAAAGAGAAGAGGAGAGCTGGATAGAAGCATTTTAGATTGTAGGAAAGCAGAAAAGTTGCTCAAATGGAAACCAAGGGTAACATTAGAAGAAGGCATTAGACAAACCATAAACTGGTTCAAGAACTATAAAAATATTTAATCTGTGTAATCTGTGTCATATGCAACCTGAGTTTATAATTTTGCATTTTTGAAATGATAAAGTTTATAACTTTTGCTATAATTCTACTTTTTTATCCCTTTTGTTTGGACGCAGGGACTTCTGAGGCTGAGGTGCTTTTTCTTATAATATACCCCGGAGCAAGACCAGTTGGAATGGGCGCTGCATTTTGGCTACCCGGGCTTTATCCGGGAATGTATTACAATTTCTTAGGTTATGTTCATCCAATCAACCAAGGGGCTATTGGAGGACATATTATTTACTTCACCACAGGAGAAACTGTTGGCGTAGATGAATATGGACATGAAATTGGGAGGTGGAGAACATGGGATGCTTCAGTAAAGGTCTCATAACAAAATATAGGTCCAAATATTAAGTATATAAAAGTAGGAAAAGTAGACCCATTGCCATGCTTATTAAGAGGCGGAATTGCGTGGTATCTATTTCATATTAAATATGATTTGTAGCTTATTCGTGACATATGCAGTTATATTTTTGATATTTGATATTTAATTTTTGATTTTATTAAAGGGGGGTATTATGCCTAAAGTAGGTGTTATTGGGGCAGGTTATTGGGGACCCAATCTTATCAGAAACTTTTGTGAAATGGGATGTCTCGAAGTGATATGTGATAAGGATAAGAAAAGACTGAATAAAATGGGTAGAGAGTATTCAACTATCAAGACTACTGTAAATGTTGATGAAGCAATTTCAAATGCAGATGCTATAGTTGTTGCTACAGAAGCGGGCTCACATTACAAAATTGCAAAAAAAGCATTAGTTGCTAATAAAGATGTATTTGTGGAGAAACCACTTACACTATCTATACAGGAAGGTGAAGAACTTATAAAATTGGCTAAAGAGAGGGCACTTATACTTATGGTAGGACATATTTTACTTTATCATCCAGCAGTTAAAAAGCTAAAAGAATATGTGAGAGATAGCACTTTTGGTGACATATATTACATCTATTCACAACGCGTCAACTTGGGCCAAATAAGGAAGGATGAGGATGCACTGTGGAGCTTCGGACCACACGATGTGTCAGTTATACTATATTTGATGGATGAAATGCCAGATAAGATTACAGCTACCGGAGAGGCATATTTGCAAAAAGGAGTTAAGGATGTCGTATTTATCACCCTATATTTTACTAATAAAGTAATAGCACACATACATTTATCTTGGTTAGACCCACATAAAATAAGAAAAATTACTGTCGTCGGTGCTAAGAAGATGGCTGTATTTGATGATATGGAAACAATAGAAAAATTACGAGTCTATGATAAAGGAGTTGATTACAAACCTTCTTTTAAATCGTACGCCAAAACTTTAACTATTAGGACAGGTGATATACTAATACCAAAGATTGAAATGAATGAGCCGTTAAGATTAGAGTGCCAGCACTTCATAGAATGCGTGATAAAAAGAAGTAAACCACTGTCAGATGGAGAAAATGGAATCAAGGTGACAAAGATATTACAAGCAGCTCAAAGATCGCTTTACAAGGAAGGAATACCTATACAAATCAGGTAAGCCCAACCTGTCATTGCGAGCGGTAGCGAAGCAATCTCAATGGCGTAATTTTATTCATACGTATCTTCGTGATGATTTTTTGGATTATCAGACAGCCTATTGATGAAAAAATTTGTTCCATTATTACAGATAATTAGACCAGTTAATGGAATAATTGGGATGATAGCTGTCTTTATTGGAGCACTATTAACACATAAAGAAATGGTTTACACAAAGATAATACTTGCATGCATAAGTTGCTTTTTAATAATAAGCGCAGGTAATGCTATAAATGACTATGTTGACGCTGAAATAGACAGCAAAAATAGACCTGAAAGACCAATACCAAAAGGTAGAATTACAAAAACGCAGGCTATTATCATATCCATAATACTATTTGGAATTGGAATTGGAGTCAGCATTAAGATATCATCAGCCGAATTTATTATTGCTACTCTTGCAACAATGTTACTTTTGATTTATAACTTTGAATTTAAAAAAAGGGGAATAACGGGTAACCTTATTGTAGCATATCTTGGTGGGCTACCGTTTATATACGGTGGAGTGGCTGTGAAAGCGTGTCTCCCAACACTTGTACCATTTGCGTTTGCATTTATGTTGCATTTGGGACGAGAAATACTAAAAGATATAGAAGATGCAGAAGGGGACAGGATGGCTAAAAGTGAATCGTTCCCTATTAAGTATGGTACTGAAGCTGCTATTAGATTGGTAATTTTAGTATTAGCTATACTTATTCTATCTACACCAGTGCCTTTCATAGCCCATCTGTATGGAATATTTTATCTTATTGCTGTATTAGTTTGTATGGATTTGGGGCTCGGTTTTATTATTTATAAACTATTAAAAAATGCAGCATTTGTACCCAAAGCTTCAGTATTACTCAAGTTTAATATGCTTATAGGATTAGGTGTTTTATACTTAGGTTATTATTCATGAATCTGACGAACTCAACAAACCTAACGAGCATAGTGAATTCTTTTATTTGTATTTTTTGATTTTATGTGATAGGGAAGATACATGGTATACAGGGGATTAGAGGATTAAAGTTTCCGCAGGATCCGTATGGATATGAAAGAAGATTTAGTAAACGAGTTACGCAAAATTGCAAATAAAAAGCTTGAGAAATCTCCAAAATTAACTTATATTCAGCTAAAGGAGGTTTTTCAAGATGGTTTATTATGACATGATAAAAGGGGTATCAAAGTTTGATATAAGATTAAAGAAGAAGGTATGAAAAACAGGGATTGAGAGGTCTTGAGGAGCATTCCAGGGCTCCGAAACACATTCAAATTATAGAGATAGATACAAAAGATCTCTGGGATATAGAGAAATATTGGCCCTAAATGAAAAGATTACACCTTCCCAGATATGAATTTACTGCAAGAGATGTGAGAACCGGGGGTGAGTGGCATACTTATGGGGAGACCAAAGATGGGACTAACGCTGCAATCTTTGCGAGCTATGAAAAAATAGAGACAGGAGGCGAAAAACTCCAATAGAAATACTTGAGGAAACTGAAAGTAGTGTCTCCCCCAAAGTTTTCAATTTACCTACAATTATAAAATTTTAGATAATTTTATTGACAATTTTATAAAGGATGGATACCATGTGGGGTCATCAGACGAAATTTTGAAATTTAAGACTTGACAAGTAGAAGAATATGCTTTATATAAAAATAGGGATTATACAGGACTAATCCACCCTGGCGAAGAAAAAGATTTTAAACCCATGATAAGTAAGGAAGGTTATGTTGAATCCTGACCTGTCGTCAGGACAGGATTACACAAAATTACTGACATAACCAAAAGGGGAGAGATGACTTTTTTGACTGCATTTTTATTATTTGGTTGGCTTGATTGGAAGAGTGTAAAAACGGACAACTTTACTGTTATCTATAAGCCGGGCTATGAGTGGGAGGCAACAGAAGTATTAAATAATCTTGAATACTATCGTAGTGAAGTTACTGCTCTCACAGGTAACAGGCCTAAACATCTACCTATTGTTATTGAGGATATAGGAACTGTATCTAATGGAATGGCTGACCCAATATTTAATAATATTCATATATATACCTATCCACCATCGGGTATCTTTGCCAGTAGTACTGAAAACTGGTACCGCCTGGTATCACTCCATGAGTATACCCATATGTGCCATTTGACAAAAACGGCAGGTGTTTCTCGTGCTGTAACTACACTATTTGGTAGAATTTTTCAGCCTAATCTTTTTTCACCTGGTTGGGTAGTGGAAGGCATTACTGTATACTCTGAGTCACAGCTCTCAAATTACGAAGGTCGTCTAAATGACGGCTGTTTTGATGCATACATAGGAGCAAGAGCAAAAGAGGGCAAACTTCCATCTATTCATACTGCTACCTATTCTCCATTAGAGTTTCCATATCGTACTGGTATTTATCTTTATGGGGGCGAGTTTTTTAATTATCTTGCCGATACTTATGGCAAAGACCGCTTTTCGCAACTGTTTGACATCTATGGCTCGTTTTTCTGGGCTCCTTTTTTTGGTCAACTCTTTCCATTTTTTGGCATAGATATGGCAGCAAGAATAACTTATGGTAAAGACTTACCATCGTTGTTCTCGGCTTGGAAGCGTTATGAGGAGAAAAAATACAAGGACTGGAAGATAGATGGTGACAGGGTAACTAAAAAGGGTGATTTCGTTAAGTATCTCGTAAACGATGGAAACAAGCTATACTACGTACATACTTACCCAAAGAAAACTGATGCTCTGAAAGGATTTGAGTTTTATAAGATTGTTGAGTTTAACATTGATACCCAGAAAGAGCAAACCCTCGTCTCACTTACAAGCCCAGTTTCTACTCCGTTAAGAGTTAAAAATAATGAACTATACTACACAACCTATGAATTCAAAAAAGGCTACGCTAATGCAAGCATGATGGGTTTTGGGATTATTTCTTTGCTCCATATGAACGATTTAAAAACTGGCAAAGATAAAGTCATATTTTCTGACGCTATACGTGCATTCTGTGTGTTAGAAGATGGGTCTATTCTATATTCAAAGGATAGACAGCATAAGTTTGGCTCAGAGCTCTGGCTATACCGGGGTGGTAAAAAAGAGCAATTATGGGTTACTGATTATCTCTTAGGAGAACTAATTGCTAATTCTAAATATATCGTAACATCAGCACGGACGGATTACAAAAATTGGGATGTATATTTACTTGATTTAAGCAGCAAAAGACTTACCCCTATTGCTACCACTCCTTGGTCTGAGTCCAATATCTGGCTTGTTGGTGATACACTTTTATTTACTGCTAATTATGATAAAATATACTCAATTTACGGTTATGATATTTTAGACCATAAACTATACCAGCTTACACAAGGAGGTTATGCTACTAACGGAGTATTCTCTAATGATAATCTATATTTTATAGGAGACACAAAAGCTGGTTTTGACATATACAAAAAGAAGATAGACTTTGTAGAGTATACGCCAAAAAAGTGGCTTGTTAGTGATAGACCCGACTTCTCAAAAAACAAGTTGAGTATATCACATGGTGGCTACTTTGATGTCTTAAGCACTGCTTTAAAGCCAGCTGTTCGCATTCCTTTTATACTTCCAGCTGATACTACATTCAAAAAATGGTCACTCGGTTGCATACTTGTTGGTGCAGATGCGACCTATGAGAATTTTTACACTGTTTCCTTTGGCTACGACCCTATTGAAGAGACGCCATTTTTATCTTCATTTCTACGATCGCTATTTTTATCACCTATTAGTATAGATATGGAATACCGATCAAAGATTACAGCTGGACTTGGAATCACCTACCCTCTATTTATGAGTCTAAGTCCTGGGTTATCAAGCCTATCTTTATATCTCAGAGGCAAAGCTTTCAAAGAAGATTTCTCAAGAAAAGAACTTAAACCAGGCTTAGTTATAGAGTTTACTTTCCCATATACAGATGTATTTGTAGGAGTAGAGTCATCGGTAGAACGAGGTAAATTTGGCTCAAATATTGAACGCACTGCTTATAGTGTGGAGGCTGGGATTAGAAATTATATAAAAGGGGGTGAACTAAGGATTTCAGCAAAAGGATACAGTGACAAAGAGAATCCAGACCCTATTGGTATAAAAATACGCGGCTATGACCAACTTTATACTAAGACTGGCAGCTCTTTAACTCTCGAGTATGCACATCCAATTTTAAAAATAAGGAAGGGGTTATGGAATCCTAATCTATTCTTTGAAGATTTGTGTGCAGCTATTTTTACTGATGTCGCATTTGCAATAGATGGTGAATACAACTTATCATGTGGAATGGAATTAAAACTTGAGACCGGTACTATGCTTGGACTTATAAAAGCAGCACCAAAATTAGGAATCGCTACCAATAAAACTGGGAACATTAAATTCTATATAGGAATTGACGCAATAAATTTAGGTATATAAATTAGCAACGCCAAATCAAGTTAGGATAAAGATAACTGGAGAAAGAAGGAGATAGAATAACTTGGTAAAAACTTCTTATCTCAAAATTACAATCTTATTTGCAGTAGTATACGAGCCCAGATTAAGTGCTATGAAATAAATGCCCTGATTAAACTTGCTTATATCCAATGATATAATTTTAGTACTCATAATATTTCCTGCCCATAGCTCACTTAACTTTCTGCCAGAAACATCATATATGGATAAACTTGCCCTTTCATTTACTGGAGATAAAACCTTTACTACTGCCTTTTTGTATACAGGATTGGGATAGACTTCTAATCTTGCATCTTGCATTTTCTTCTATTCCTATATTACCAAGGGAATCAGTCTTTATAA
Coding sequences within it:
- a CDS encoding Gfo/Idh/MocA family oxidoreductase, with the protein product MPKVGVIGAGYWGPNLIRNFCEMGCLEVICDKDKKRLNKMGREYSTIKTTVNVDEAISNADAIVVATEAGSHYKIAKKALVANKDVFVEKPLTLSIQEGEELIKLAKERALILMVGHILLYHPAVKKLKEYVRDSTFGDIYYIYSQRVNLGQIRKDEDALWSFGPHDVSVILYLMDEMPDKITATGEAYLQKGVKDVVFITLYFTNKVIAHIHLSWLDPHKIRKITVVGAKKMAVFDDMETIEKLRVYDKGVDYKPSFKSYAKTLTIRTGDILIPKIEMNEPLRLECQHFIECVIKRSKPLSDGENGIKVTKILQAAQRSLYKEGIPIQIR
- a CDS encoding capsule assembly Wzi family protein; this translates as MIITLYIFLTATNLQLYKFEDELDSRHINWVYAKIERISVRTGNLSCYSLPLSKGEIETILNEFKQKDENDTGMRPFDMQMIETLEKEIECRKVNNKNILLGADLGGKGWGAPSGEREFFSCLSPWVQVEVGNIFYGYNKTTIFNEQRKLKDPIPYYDPDIQPDFILHNWEQAPVVGEKEVLEVKADRAYGVFNLSSIRVEIGKDKVRWGPGCRGTLFISGFSSPIDFVYNIKTKIGSISLYAFNAGIQDSLELKRMSAQRVEICLHKKMIIGISEGVLHTKEDIFKYFNPLGLYYITERRGRSGDDNLMATVDISIVPKRGTKIYFEFLNDDYVIWSKEVQPSLYGILGGLYFAMPKSDLRIEATYVNRWTYAHRSGITHWTYGGIPLGFWAGSDVIDLYLEYIRWLSAIHGVSISYENLAHGEGKLEIPWEWEKEEFPNARGMKSPTECPDRRNILGVKAFLNGSKLSISGGIWGSIIKNYWNSDKSVTQVRAKLAINVFI
- a CDS encoding undecaprenyl-phosphate glucose phosphotransferase, which gives rise to MRKKSDIILFLAPIILDAISIFIAFILAYLIRFYSRLIPITKGIPAIGPYLSMAVFAMVVWIAILYLSKVYDTKKVRSVVDETYEVIKGIIIGTVIVLAPIFFYREFLFSRVTILLACIISGVLIMSGKGIIRVVKMALYRKGIAVHNACIVGGGNRAKEVIERFKKNPITGYRLVGKITEREDGNDLPILGNLFQIREIIEKNKIDTLILTFPLSEHKKAAKILLRCNGLPVDLKFVPDPYELLTSKIEYYDLDGFTMLGIKEFALTYWNALTKRIFDVVVTSILLIILAPLTLVISIIIKLSSKGPLFYRQKRIGKDEKVFEILKFRSMEMNAEETTGPVFATANDARTTNIGRVIRRWGIDEIPQLINVIKGQMSLVGPRPERPEFVEKFSEEISRYLERHRVRPGITGWAQVNGLRGNSSIKERVEYDLYYIENWSLGFDIKILLTTLSAIIRGENAY
- a CDS encoding radical SAM protein: MNILMLNPPFKGRFSREQRSPAITKSGTLYYPMWLAYATGVLEKDGFNVKLVDAPAGGIDVDNVIKIIQEFKPELIVIDTSTPSIYNDIKIAEKLKESQLQTTNSQPLTVLVGPHVSATPEETLKLSDKIDIVCRGEYDYTIRDIAEELQNAKCKMQNAFDKIQGISFRNGKEIIHNPDRPFIENLDEIPFVSQVYKRQLDYTKYFYAHSQYPIVTIVGGRGCPHRCIYCVYPQTFSGRKLRFRSVKNIVDELEFISKEFKEVREIMFEDDTLTVNRKRCKEVCKAIIERKLNIRWSCNSRADVDFETLKVMKEAGCRLMCVGFETGEQKILDNMKKGIRLEIMRQFMNDAKRIGILIHGCFMVGNPGETKETMEKTMKFAKELNPDTAQFFPIMVYPGTEIYEWVKKEGYLITDDYSRWLTNDGLHNCVVDFPELKSKELVEFCDRARREFYIRLSYIVRKAVQVVKSPKEGKRVVKAAKTFAKYLISFK
- a CDS encoding glycosyltransferase family 2 protein, with protein sequence MKVILFLSIGILCYVYIGYPLLLLIISKIKPKLYKKDESLLPSVSLIIPAYNEEKVIKKKIKNSLELDYQGKLDIIIASDGSEDKTVEIAEKFNKIKVKKFNQRRGKMATLNETVKDVESEIIVLTDANAMFEKDAIKKLVRDFKDESVGCVCGVKSVKKDGKIGKYEGLYWKLEKFLKEKESKIGSCVADGSIYAVRRKLYPFPKEDRIIMDDLAVSLAVINNGYRSVLEKEAVAYETASVNIFDEFRRKVRIMEGAITSIIDYGIKKTALQIVSHKILRWAGGVFMIAALISNIFTYGTFYSILLLLQMCFYSFAVIGFIFEIKSGRGVLQYAPRHSEQSEESKIKEVFRLPFYFCLTNSAQIVGVIKYIIGDKKPIWTKIERAKLEEKLKDCHSDNERSEGEESMGL
- a CDS encoding NAD-dependent epimerase/dehydratase family protein, whose translation is MSNILVTGGAGFIGSNLVHELIKQGEKVVVIDDLSQGKLENLHKKAKFYKLKVEDTGIFQIVKQEKIDYIFHLAAQIDVRKSFSNPILDAKSNIIGTINILQAAKEAGVRKFIFASSGGVIYGDTNKQATEEVETKPSSPYGISKLVGEKYLELYGKEYGIKYTIIRYANVYGQRQNPDGEAGVVAIFTKQMLNNKQCTIYGFGKMIRDYVYVKDAVDATILAMNKGENEIFNIGTGRPTSVNELFSIMKEITKYSITPLYKPKRRGELDRSILDCRKAEKLLKWKPRVTLEEGIRQTINWFKNYKNI